The genomic window ACTGCGGTTGCTCGTAAACGCATTCTAAAATCGCCTTTTTGTTGTGCAAAACTGTTAATAGATAATCCTGCAAATAGGAGGAAGGTTAATATTTTTCTCATGTTGTTATGTTATTTATTGAGACAATATTAACAGGAAACGAGCTTTAAATTAATGAGGGATTACAGGTACTGTAGTGATTTTGATTACTCGGGCTTGCGTTCTTTGCGAATACCTAAGAACCTTTGCGGTGATTTTTAACGCGAAGAATGCAAAGCCTCGAAAAGAACACGAAGGTTTTTAATGTATTAGAAAACTAGCTTTTACAAACCGCTATCCCGTTTGTTAGAGGTTTGGGTTAATTAAACCCGATTGAAGTGAAAATGCCTTTTTGTTGCGTCATTTCGACAGCCTGCTCCGAGCACATTCGGAGAGGAACGAGGAGAATTGAAAATAAACGAAGTTAAATCTGTTAGGTAGTAGCTGTTAGCTTTGAGATTTCTCACGTACGTTCGAAATGACGGCAAGACAGGCCACAAAAAGATTGTAACGAAAAGCGGGACTTTCGTAACCCAAGAATTACCGAAACCTGCTTTTCTAAAAACAAAAAATCCCGCTCTTTACAGAATGGGATTTTGATATTGTAATAATTCAAGCTTATTATTTAGTAACGTACATTACTTCTTTTACCGCTTTTACCACTTTCTCTGCATTAGGTAAGCTTGCAGCAATTAGAGTTGGCGCATAAGGCAAAGGCACATCTTGACAAGTAACACGCAAAATAGGCGCATCTAAGTGGTCGAATGCATTTTTCTGTACGTTGAAAGTAATTTCAGAAGAAATTGAAGCTAATGGCCAAGCTTCTTCTACAATTACCAAACGGTTTGTTTTTTTCACAGAGTTGATGATGGTTGCATAGTCGATTGGACGTACGGTACGTAAATCAATAACTTCTGCATTGATACCATCTTTTGCCAATTCCTCAACAGCTGGATTTACCACACGGGTTAACATTTTACCAAAAGTTACAATAGTTACATCTGTACCTTCTTTAACTACGTTGGCTTTACCTATTTCTAAGTAATATTCTTCTGCAGGAACATCGCCTTTATCGCCATACATCACCTCAGATTCCATGAAAATTACTGGATCTGGATCTAAGATGGCTTGTTTTAATAAACCTTTAGCATCGTAAGGTGTTGCTGGAATTACCACTTTTAAACCTGGACAGTTTGCGTACCAGTTTTCGAAGTTTTGCGAGTGCTGTGCACCTAACTGACCTGCGTTACCGGTTGGCCCACGGAAAACTATTGGCACTGAGAACTGACCACCGCTCATTGACAACATTTTTGCTGCCGAGTTAATGATTTGGTCGATGGCTACCAATGAAAAGTTGAAAGTCATGAACTCAACAATTGGCTTAAGACCGTTCATTGCAGCTCCAATTCCGATACCTGCAAAACCAAGCTCGGCAATTGGTGTATCGATGATACGTTTGTCGCCAAACTCATCTAACATACCTTGACTAACTTTATAGGCACCATTATATTGCGCAACTTCCTCGCCCATCATGAAAACGTTCTCGTCTTTGCGCATTTCTTCGCTCAATGCTTCGCGTAATGCTTCTCTGAATTGGATTTCTCTCATTGTTTTGTTGAAAATTAACGAAGGCAAATATAATTATTAGTTTATTGCTTTGCAAAGCTTATAAAAATGCATAATTGTAATATTATAATTGTCTTATAAGCAGTAGAAAATGTTTTAAAACGGCTACTTTACCAAATGAAAATCTGAATTAGATTTATTTCCCTACAGAAATATCTTCTCCAAAATGGATAATGTTGCCACTATTATCTAAAATAGAAAATTGACGCATACCCCAGGGCATGTTTTTTAATGACCCATTGGGATGAACAACGCCTTGCTCTTTGTAGGCCGCGAACAGTTCGTCTACCTCTGTTACCTTAATGTAACAACCCGTAGCTTTTGGGACTTCTGGGTCGCTAGTTGGCCATAAATGGATTTCAATTTCATCCTTACTGAAGATGAGATAGCCATCCCAATTGTTATGGAAGGTAAAACCTAATTTTTCGGTGTAGAATTTAATAGTTTCTTTGGCGTTTAGCGAAGCGAGGATAGGTACTGCGGTTTGTAGCATTATAAATTTTCTAAATCATCTAAATCTTTAGCTCTTCCTGCGGATTTTTTCGCCGTTATCAAATCGTTTTTATGAATAGTTCTGATAGATAACTCATCATCTTCAAAAATTACTGCATTATTAAAGGTTTCTGTAAAATGAAGTCCTTTAACTGCAATCATTAAATCAATTGCCGAAGGTGGGTTTCCATAAGTAAAAACATCCCAATTTTTGTGATAAAGAAAGTTTTCTTCTGTCATATCGAATACAGACATACCGAATTGTTTAAAGGCCATTTTAATTTTTCGATAATTTTCTTCTGTACGCTCTACCCAGATATCCATGTCGCCAGTTGTTCGAGAGTAGCCATCTAAGATAACTGAAAAACCTCCTACCAGTATTTAACGAACATTATTATGGTTTAACGCATGTAAGAAATCTCTAAAATCTTCATTGAAAATGTTAGCCATCGTTATTCCTTGAAGTAGCCGAAAACTTTGTTCTATCTAAGCGGGGGATATTATTTTCTGGGTAATTAAAGGCAATACTGTTCAAATAATTAGCGATTTTTAAGCGCTCTTGCCATGTGAGATTCTTGTAAAACTCAGCATGAGATTTTGTCGCTTGTTCTGCAGTTTGTGCCCTAAATGCTGTTCTATCTAAACGGTACATATACAAATATAACCTTTTTAGTTAAACACGATATTTTTGATAATACTCTGAGTCTATTTCTTCTTCCTGAAAAACCATTTCCTTTTGTATTAATCTATCAAATTGATAATTATTTCTGATCAGGATTTTCCGAGAATTATCGTTTCTCGGGTCTATTTTAGCTTCGATACTTAATAGATTGATTTGTTCAAAACCAAATCTCTCCACTTCCAAAATCCCCTCGGGCACATAACCCTTTCCCCAATAATTTGGATGGAGCATGTAACCTATTTCAGCTCTGCTTTGCTCTGGATAGAAATTAACATAACCCATAATACCATAAATTTCTGTCGGGTTTTCTAAATTTGAAATTGCCCAGTTGATCGATTTCCCTTCGTTAATACCATCGGTTAACATTTTAATAACCGCTAGCGACTCTTCCTCAGTTTTGGCTCTGGGCCTGGGTATGAAGCGCATGGCTTCTTCGTTGCCTCTAATTTTCATGATGGCATCAACATCGGTTGGGAGCACCTGTCTTAGCAGCAAGCGCTTTGTTTTCAGTTCTGGAAATGGGTTGAAGTTGAGGTTTAGCATGAGTTAAAGATATGAAAATGTCGTCATTGCGAGGTACGAAGCAATCTATGGACTGCAGTTCGCTTTAAGATTGCTTCGTACCTCGCAATGACGATGAGGTAAAGTAATTACACCCCAAACAAAGTTTTATATTTAGAATACACATAATTATCTGGCACTTGACTAGCCCTAAATGGAATATCCAAATTAAACAGCTCAGCTACCTTAGCTTGCAGTTCTTCTAAAAACAGAGGTTTCACTTCTTCCAAATAAGCATCGGTTAAAACTAATTTTCTCGAATTAAAATGCACTTTATTATCCGCCATGGTTTTTACGATAAAAAGATTAGGTTCTACACCAGTTCTTCCAGATTGTTTTTCGTAGGCATAAGTATAAATCAAAGTCTGTATTAAAGCTTTGTTAATACTTTTACCATCGGTATCGAAAAGTTTTTCTATAGCAGAGAAAGTCAGTTTATCTCCGCCAGTTTTATAATCAACAATGCGTGTTACACCATTTTTCTCGTCTACCCTATCAATAAACCCAAAAAGTTTTACTTGTTCTTTTTTACCATTTAGTTCAAACTCTAGCGATGTGCTAATTTTTTCTTCCAGACTAATAATTGTGAAAGGCGCATCAGCTTCATCTCTATTTAAAATAATTTCTACATAAGCTTCTACAATGGCTAAAATCACTTTTTGCATTCCTGAATATTCAAGCGTACTTTCTTCGTTGTTAGTCATTACAAAATTGAAAGCCTTTGCCACCAAAGTTTTGATGCTACTTCTTTTGAGCTTGATCACTTCTGGAGTAACCATTTTTTTAATTTCTGGCTGATAAAAATACTCCATCACTTTGTGTAAAATGGAACCGATTTGATTGGCTTCTATCACAGCAGTCACCTCCTCTGGTTCTTTAATTTCCGCTATGTAACGAAAGAAAAAATCTATCGGATTTGAAATATACATGGTTAATGCAGATGGCGACAACACTTTTTCTCCAGTTAGATATCGTTGCAGTGCTTTTTGAATATTTTCGTCTTTCTTATCTATCTCTATTACATGTTGAGGCTCTGTACTAACAGGTAAATTTAGCGCCTTGTAGTTAAATTTAAAGTTACTCTCATACTCCAACTGTTTCAAAATTCTACTCACTTCTCCCGTATTACTTTCATCTGTCAAGCTATTATAGACAAAACTGATATTCTTTGCTCTTTGCAATAGACGATAAACCATATAAGCAGAAATGGCATCCAAATTTTCTAAGACTGGCAATCCATAAGCCCTACGAATACCATCTGGGATAAAGCTATTTCCGATAGACGTTTTCGGGATAATTCCTTCGTTAAAACCTAAAAAAACAATATTATCGAAGTTAAGGTTACGACTTTCTAACAAACCCATCAGCTGCACTCCTTTTAACGGATCGCCACTTAATGGAACCGAAACACCTTGCAGAGATTTTTGGATTAGCTGCACCACAAAGTGAAATTCTTCGTCTTTCACAAAATCTTTCAGCGTATCATTTAATCGTGTGAGCTCTTCTATCGTTTTTACAAACAAATCGGCATCAATCTTTTTTAATGATTTTTGCGAAGACAAACGCGTTAACAAAAACCGCATCACGCTCAACAGTTCATTCACTAATTCTGCTGGCTCATCCACTTTGTGATAGAATTTCTCGAAAATACCGCCTTGTTTTTGCAGTCGACGCACATCAACACTTACCACATTATCTTTTAATAATGCTTCTTGAATATTGGCTTTTAATTTAGTGCTTAAGCCAGTAAGTGGATGCGTTACAAAAGCTTCGAGTGTTTGGTAAGCTACGCTATTGGCTTCTCTAAGCTCCAGTTGCGTTGTTAACCATAAATCGGCCAAGCCAAAAACCGTAGAACTCGCCAAGGCAAAACCCATGGTAACGTTTACATCTAGTTGTTCATCCAACGTTTGTAAAGCTGGCATCAGCAAACTTTCATCGGCTAAAATAATTGCTGTTGTACCTATTTCTTCATCAACATTTTCATCAATTTCAACAACCTGATTTAAGATTTTGGCCTGCGCACTTTGTCCTTGTACTTTGTAAACATTTACCAAATGTGGTTCTGAAGCAAAAGTGTTATTGTGTTCTTCAAAAATGTTCTTCAACCCAAGCTGACGAAGGTTTTTACGCAAGAACAAACCTGCTTCCTGCAATTCATCTTCTACATAATAAACGTCTGTATCGAAATAAAACAAGGCTTTACCCGCCTCTTGCAATTGTGTAAAAACTTTTGCTTCGGCACGGGTAAGTGCATTAAATCCAACGAAGATGATTTTGCCCTTTTCAAAAGATTTGATAAAATCCAAAGAAGCCAAATCTGTATTTGCCAAATGGCGATAAACCTGCCCGTTGGTAATATAATTTTGTGCTTTTAGCTCTTCTTTAAAACGATGGTAAAGCTTTGGCATTCTGCGCCACATTTTAATGAAAAGCTCTTGCTGTTTTTTGTGTTTTCCTTCGCTGTACGATTGCCAAAATTGCGCTAAGAACTGGTATTGCTCTTTCGAAAGGTAATCGAATTCTAAATTAATTTCCGCTACTTCTTCCATTTCTTGGTACAGCTTATCTGCATCTACCAAATCATTATCTATTTGCGCAAAATCGCTTAGCATAATTTTAGCCAGTGGATAAAACTGACTGCTTTTCATCGGCGTTAATCCTTCTTCTGCCAAAAGCTGATTATACACTTTTAACAGCGTGAAAAACTGCAAATAGAAATCGGCGGTTTTTTCTTTAACGCTGCCTGCAAAAAACTGTTGTATGGTATATATCGCTGGACTAAAAAATGGTTTTTTGATAATATCTGCTAAATGTTTACGCAAATAAGTAGCGGGTCTATTGTTGTTAAAAACAATGGCACAATATTGTAAATCATCGCCAAACTTGGCAACTAAATCTTCGGCAACTTCTTTTAAAAATGGGGTCATTTAATTTACGATTTTAGATTGACGAGTTACGATTGTTGAGAAGCAAACATCGTATAACTTAAAACTTATACCTCTTTCAACTCCTGTGTTACTGCGTAAAACAAATAGCTTTTTACCTTCTCGAAACCCATCTGCGTTAGTAAATCTTTGTAATTTAAAATTTGCTCGAGATGCTGGCTGGTTTGTTCTAACGTGAACTTATAATCGATAATGGTTACACCATCTGCATGCACCACAATTCTATCTGGTCGGTGCAATTTTCCATCAGCATCGATGATGTTTTTTTCGATGATATTCTCTGTAGACTGCGCTAAAATTACTTTGAGTTCTGGATGATCCAGCACCTCCATCACGCCTTCTTTCAACGTATCAAATTCGCCTTTTCCAATCACACCGTTCATCAACATTTCATTTAAGCAATCTTCTACTTCTTGTGCTGTAGTTGCATTGGCTAAAACCTCGTGTTTTATAGAACCAATCCTACCAGATTGTTCAATATTTAGCACATGTTGCAAATGCTTTTCTTGAGATGGTACATACAAAGCTGATAGCCGATTGGTAGTTGGATAGGCTTCCAATTCAAAGTTATTGCTTTCATCAGCCTTCGCTACTTCTATTACATCCGCTATAATCTCATATCGATTGGTTGTACTAAAATTTTCTTCTTCCGATGCCGGAATTTGAGTGATGACTTGCGCCAAAGCATCGCCAATCGAGGTAATGTTTGAAGCATCTTTCTTCTCCATCACCGATAGGTACAAATAATCCTTTGATCGAGTAGTGGCAACATAAAGCATGTTTAAAGCATCCAAATTACTGTCTAAAACTTCCTTATAATAAGCCTTGGCAACTGTAGAATTACTCAAATCATCTTCAAATTTTAATGGAATTCCGCCCAGTTCTTTATAAGCTGTTTCTGTTGCCGAAACCCAAAAAATAGAATTGGCTTTGGTTTTTAAATCCCAATTACAAAATGGCACAAAAACCGCTCTAAAAGCCAATCCTTTAGATTTATGGATGGTAATAATTTGCACGGCATCAGCCTCATCTGGAGAAGGCAATGATTTTTTGACACCATCTTCATCCCACCAAGTAAGGAAATTAACAATGCCTTTTTCGCCCATCCTAGTTGCATTGGCAACCAAATCTCTAAAAGCAAGCAGGTAAGGGATATGTTGTTTTAAACCTCCAATACCATAAGCATCAATTAGGTTTTCTACCAATTCAATTAAAGGTAATTGCATCCAATTTTGCCAATTTTCGCAGAGCGATTTAGGCAATAACGCAGACAAACTACTCAAAGGTTTTCCGGTTAAGCCTAAATAAGCCGTGGGCGATACTTCGTTAGCGTGCAAACGATGATAAAGCGAAATACAATTGGCTTTGTATAATGTCGTTTGCTTGTCTATGCCCACTAAAGCCTTTAGGGTATTAATGATTAAATCTACCGCTTTACTATTGGCAACCATTAATGCTTCGCCAGATAAAACCGGTATATTTTGCTCCATTAAACGGGTTACGCAAAGCATTGCTTCAAAGTTAGAGCGCACCAAAATAGCGATATCTTTAGCTTGGTATGCTTTTTCAGTTTGTATCGTTTTAATTTCGTCAATCACATCTCGCAAAGCGATTTCACGATATACGGTTTCTGTAAACCTTTCTACATCTTCGCCGGCATCGGCTTTGCCAAAACGTTTAACTTTTACTGTACCACCCGGCTTGGTAAATGGAGATAGCTTTTGTTTTGCTTTGCCATAAACTGAAATCACAATATCGCTATAGCCATTTTCATCCCACCATTGCAGTAATTCATCAGATTTTTCGGTAATGTTAGTATTCAACTGATTTTGCACCACCACAGGCAAAGATTGGTACAAATAGTTGTTAAATTCTATGATGTTTTCGGTGCTTCGGTAATTTTCCTCTAAGTTATCATCAAGCACATTATGTTCGCCTATTTCGTGTTTAGCTTGTTGGTGTAGGATATTCCAATCGCCATTACGCCAACGGTAAATTGATTGTTTGGTATCGCCAACAATTAAGTTATCGATGTGTTTTTGGCTAGGCGAGGCAATCGCATTAGATAAAATAGACCTGAAACTTTTCCATTGATTTACGGAAGTGTCTTGAAACTCATCGAACAGGAAATTTCGGTACTTATTGCCAACTTTTTCCCAAATAAAAGATGGGTTATCGCCAGCATCATCAGTAATTCCGGTAATTAATTTTTGTGCATCGCTAATAAGCAGGTTGTCGTTTTCGTTTCTGTAATCGCTTAACAAAACAGCTACTTCTTGCATTAAACGCAAATAATATAAGTTCTTATTAAAGGCGATAGACAAGCTATAAGTCGCTAAATTTTGTTCATGATACGTTTTAATATTGATCAATTGCGTATTTAATTCGCTATAAAAAGCGGGCAAATCAATTCCTTTTTGAAACCACTCTTCAGGTTCGTCAATGAGTTTAAAAACAGCCTCTAACTTAGAGAAATCTCCGTCAGCAATGTTGCGAATTTTTAACAAACCATTTCTTGATTTCCCTTTCAGTTGTTCTACTAGGATGCCGTGATTTTCGAAAACCTGCCAAGCCGACGATCCTAATTCTTTTAACCTATTTTGAAACTGGTTGATTTCTGTTTTGGTAACGCTGATATAGTTTTTGAAAAGTTCGTCTAAGCTGGATAAACCTAATGCATTAATTGATGTTTCAAAAACTTCGTAACTGTCTTTAAAAACTTCGCCAATTAAATTAATCAGTTCTGCCTTGTAATTCCAACTTTTGTTTTCGCCGATGCGCTCTAATGCCAAATCGATAATCCATTGCAACAATTGCTGGTTGTGATTTAAACTTTCATCCAGTTTTTGCACCAGCTCGTCTTTTACCTTATCATAGTTCATTTCTAAGGTGTAATCTGCATTTAAACCCAACTCAAAGGCAAAACCACGAATTACTTTCTGTACAAAACCATCAATGGTACTTACCGCAAAGCGACTGTAATCATGCAAAATTTTACGATAAACTTTATCTGCCTTGAGCTTTAATTCCGCTGCACTAAGTCCAGGGTAAGCCTCCAAAACAATCTTGCGATAATCCTCAATTTTCTTTGAAGCATCGCCCATGGCAAAGCCTTTAAGCACTTCGAGGATACGGGTTTTCATCTCCTCGGTTGCCTTATTGGTAAAGGTTACCGCTAAAATTTCGCGATATTTGTTCTCGCCGCTAAAAAGCAGGGTAAGGTAATGCGCTGTTAAACTGAATGTTTTACCAGATCCAGCCGATGCTTGTAATATTTTGAGTGGTTTTACTGCCATGAATTTGATGATGCCTTAATGGTAAATTTGTCTTCGCCCCAATTTAAGGGATTGTTTTGAATATACCTTGATATATTATGGTAGGCCCTTTCTTTGCGGATGATGTGTTCGTAATCATCACGTTGCCATAAATGCTGGATTTCGGTATTTTGCCATACCCATTTGGTAACGCTTATTTTAAATCCTCTAACTATCGAACCTACGGTTTTTGACGTTCCTGGTTGGGGCGGAAAATATTTCGCCCGGTCATTCTGGTCGGTTTGGTTTTCGGGCGAAAGATTTTTCGCCCCTACGGTTTCATCGGATGGCTGGTGTTTCGTCCAAACGATTTCGACACTGCCGTGGATGTGGTTTGGCATAATTACAAATTCATGCAAAACAACGCTGGGAAAATGTTCGGGTATTTGCGACCAACAACCCTCGGCTATTTTACCTTTTTCGATCAACACCATTTCGTCGTTTCCCACCTTTCCAAATCTGCAAATCCTATCTTGGCAACACAGAGTCAAAAAATATAATCCTTCTTGCGAATAATCATATCCTTTTAAACGAATGGAACGGCGGTGGGGGTAGATTGGCATAGGTTATTCAAATAGACTTTAATTTAAACAATTTTGCCCACATAGAAAATGTTCTTTACGCCATTTCGCAACCAAAAACTACTTGTTTCCTCCTTTTTCCCTTGCTTTTTTAATCGACTTGCTATTAATCCCCTCCGGACGTTTCTCAATATCAACCTTGTAACCTAACAAATCTCTAATCACTACCGATGCACAAACCCCACCAAAAGCAGCTGGCAAATAAGAAATGGTGCCGTAAGCAGAGCGCTTGAAATTAGAACCATCAGTCATAATCAGTGATTCCTTCATTACCTCCTCTATAGAAAATACAGCTTTTATTGTACTTGCATTGCCCAATTTTTTCAAACGTTTACGCACATATTGTGCAAAAACACATTGGTAGGTATCTGTTAAATAGGTTGTACGCAACTTTGTTGGATCTAGCTTACCGCCAGCGCCCATAGAACTTACAATAGGTAAATTGAACTGTAAAGCGGTTGATAACAAAGTTACCTTTGGCGTAATGCTATCGATGCAATCCATCACATAATCAAACTTAGTCGTAAGGATTTCGCGGCATCTTTGGGGTGTTAAAAAATCTTGCACTACATGCAACTTGAGCTCTGGATTAATGGCCAACAATCGCTCTTTCATAATTTCGGCTTTGCTAACACCGTGGTTAGTTGCCAGCGCCGGCAACTGTCTGTTTCTGTTACTCGGGTCTACCACATCGCCATCTACAATGGTCATTTCGCCAACACCAGACCTACAAATAAACTCTGCTGCAAAAGAGCCTACACCACCTAAACCAATTACCAAAACGTGCTTTTGCTGCAACAAATCAATCCCTTGGTTGCCAACCAATAATGCAGAGCGAGATAACCAAGCTAAATCAGACATTTTAATTTAAAGTTACGGGTTGTCTGTTACGAGTTGCGAGCCTTAGGCACTTAGCCACA from Pedobacter sp. SL55 includes these protein-coding regions:
- a CDS encoding pyruvate dehydrogenase complex E1 component subunit beta; this encodes MREIQFREALREALSEEMRKDENVFMMGEEVAQYNGAYKVSQGMLDEFGDKRIIDTPIAELGFAGIGIGAAMNGLKPIVEFMTFNFSLVAIDQIINSAAKMLSMSGGQFSVPIVFRGPTGNAGQLGAQHSQNFENWYANCPGLKVVIPATPYDAKGLLKQAILDPDPVIFMESEVMYGDKGDVPAEEYYLEIGKANVVKEGTDVTIVTFGKMLTRVVNPAVEELAKDGINAEVIDLRTVRPIDYATIINSVKKTNRLVIVEEAWPLASISSEITFNVQKNAFDHLDAPILRVTCQDVPLPYAPTLIAASLPNAEKVVKAVKEVMYVTK
- a CDS encoding bleomycin resistance protein produces the protein MLQTAVPILASLNAKETIKFYTEKLGFTFHNNWDGYLIFSKDEIEIHLWPTSDPEVPKATGCYIKVTEVDELFAAYKEQGVVHPNGSLKNMPWGMRQFSILDNSGNIIHFGEDISVGK
- a CDS encoding GNAT family N-acetyltransferase, whose protein sequence is MLNLNFNPFPELKTKRLLLRQVLPTDVDAIMKIRGNEEAMRFIPRPRAKTEEESLAVIKMLTDGINEGKSINWAISNLENPTEIYGIMGYVNFYPEQSRAEIGYMLHPNYWGKGYVPEGILEVERFGFEQINLLSIEAKIDPRNDNSRKILIRNNYQFDRLIQKEMVFQEEEIDSEYYQKYRV
- a CDS encoding PD-(D/E)XK nuclease family protein, yielding MTPFLKEVAEDLVAKFGDDLQYCAIVFNNNRPATYLRKHLADIIKKPFFSPAIYTIQQFFAGSVKEKTADFYLQFFTLLKVYNQLLAEEGLTPMKSSQFYPLAKIMLSDFAQIDNDLVDADKLYQEMEEVAEINLEFDYLSKEQYQFLAQFWQSYSEGKHKKQQELFIKMWRRMPKLYHRFKEELKAQNYITNGQVYRHLANTDLASLDFIKSFEKGKIIFVGFNALTRAEAKVFTQLQEAGKALFYFDTDVYYVEDELQEAGLFLRKNLRQLGLKNIFEEHNNTFASEPHLVNVYKVQGQSAQAKILNQVVEIDENVDEEIGTTAIILADESLLMPALQTLDEQLDVNVTMGFALASSTVFGLADLWLTTQLELREANSVAYQTLEAFVTHPLTGLSTKLKANIQEALLKDNVVSVDVRRLQKQGGIFEKFYHKVDEPAELVNELLSVMRFLLTRLSSQKSLKKIDADLFVKTIEELTRLNDTLKDFVKDEEFHFVVQLIQKSLQGVSVPLSGDPLKGVQLMGLLESRNLNFDNIVFLGFNEGIIPKTSIGNSFIPDGIRRAYGLPVLENLDAISAYMVYRLLQRAKNISFVYNSLTDESNTGEVSRILKQLEYESNFKFNYKALNLPVSTEPQHVIEIDKKDENIQKALQRYLTGEKVLSPSALTMYISNPIDFFFRYIAEIKEPEEVTAVIEANQIGSILHKVMEYFYQPEIKKMVTPEVIKLKRSSIKTLVAKAFNFVMTNNEESTLEYSGMQKVILAIVEAYVEIILNRDEADAPFTIISLEEKISTSLEFELNGKKEQVKLFGFIDRVDEKNGVTRIVDYKTGGDKLTFSAIEKLFDTDGKSINKALIQTLIYTYAYEKQSGRTGVEPNLFIVKTMADNKVHFNSRKLVLTDAYLEEVKPLFLEELQAKVAELFNLDIPFRASQVPDNYVYSKYKTLFGV
- a CDS encoding UvrD-helicase domain-containing protein, whose product is MAVKPLKILQASAGSGKTFSLTAHYLTLLFSGENKYREILAVTFTNKATEEMKTRILEVLKGFAMGDASKKIEDYRKIVLEAYPGLSAAELKLKADKVYRKILHDYSRFAVSTIDGFVQKVIRGFAFELGLNADYTLEMNYDKVKDELVQKLDESLNHNQQLLQWIIDLALERIGENKSWNYKAELINLIGEVFKDSYEVFETSINALGLSSLDELFKNYISVTKTEINQFQNRLKELGSSAWQVFENHGILVEQLKGKSRNGLLKIRNIADGDFSKLEAVFKLIDEPEEWFQKGIDLPAFYSELNTQLINIKTYHEQNLATYSLSIAFNKNLYYLRLMQEVAVLLSDYRNENDNLLISDAQKLITGITDDAGDNPSFIWEKVGNKYRNFLFDEFQDTSVNQWKSFRSILSNAIASPSQKHIDNLIVGDTKQSIYRWRNGDWNILHQQAKHEIGEHNVLDDNLEENYRSTENIIEFNNYLYQSLPVVVQNQLNTNITEKSDELLQWWDENGYSDIVISVYGKAKQKLSPFTKPGGTVKVKRFGKADAGEDVERFTETVYREIALRDVIDEIKTIQTEKAYQAKDIAILVRSNFEAMLCVTRLMEQNIPVLSGEALMVANSKAVDLIINTLKALVGIDKQTTLYKANCISLYHRLHANEVSPTAYLGLTGKPLSSLSALLPKSLCENWQNWMQLPLIELVENLIDAYGIGGLKQHIPYLLAFRDLVANATRMGEKGIVNFLTWWDEDGVKKSLPSPDEADAVQIITIHKSKGLAFRAVFVPFCNWDLKTKANSIFWVSATETAYKELGGIPLKFEDDLSNSTVAKAYYKEVLDSNLDALNMLYVATTRSKDYLYLSVMEKKDASNITSIGDALAQVITQIPASEEENFSTTNRYEIIADVIEVAKADESNNFELEAYPTTNRLSALYVPSQEKHLQHVLNIEQSGRIGSIKHEVLANATTAQEVEDCLNEMLMNGVIGKGEFDTLKEGVMEVLDHPELKVILAQSTENIIEKNIIDADGKLHRPDRIVVHADGVTIIDYKFTLEQTSQHLEQILNYKDLLTQMGFEKVKSYLFYAVTQELKEV
- a CDS encoding transposase yields the protein MGNDEMVLIEKGKIAEGCWSQIPEHFPSVVLHEFVIMPNHIHGSVEIVWTKHQPSDETVGAKNLSPENQTDQNDRAKYFPPQPGTSKTVGSIVRGFKISVTKWVWQNTEIQHLWQRDDYEHIIRKERAYHNISRYIQNNPLNWGEDKFTIKASSNSWQ
- a CDS encoding tRNA threonylcarbamoyladenosine dehydratase; translated protein: MSDLAWLSRSALLVGNQGIDLLQQKHVLVIGLGGVGSFAAEFICRSGVGEMTIVDGDVVDPSNRNRQLPALATNHGVSKAEIMKERLLAINPELKLHVVQDFLTPQRCREILTTKFDYVMDCIDSITPKVTLLSTALQFNLPIVSSMGAGGKLDPTKLRTTYLTDTYQCVFAQYVRKRLKKLGNASTIKAVFSIEEVMKESLIMTDGSNFKRSAYGTISYLPAAFGGVCASVVIRDLLGYKVDIEKRPEGINSKSIKKAREKGGNK